The following proteins are encoded in a genomic region of Sesamum indicum cultivar Zhongzhi No. 13 linkage group LG8, S_indicum_v1.0, whole genome shotgun sequence:
- the LOC105167522 gene encoding truncated transcription factor CAULIFLOWER A-like, giving the protein MGRGKVELKRIENKINRQVTFSKRRSGLLKKANEISVLCDAEVALIVFSAKGKLFEYSTDTSMERIIEKYERHSYAEKNLTTNSQPKENNLCIEHPKLMARLEVLQRNMRNYEGEDLDPLSLRELQSLQQQLDSALKRIRTRKNQLMQESISVLQKKGRLLQEQNNLLAKKVKEKEKEEEQEQEQEALLPPTSFTFSLPPQLLHGTSSLTICGDQEPTTGAEEDGNRAPPRDSNAHIPPWLLRH; this is encoded by the exons ATGGGGAGAGGGAAGGTTGAGTTGAAGCGGATCGAGAACAAGATTAACAGGCAAGTGACCTTCTCCAAGAGGAGGTCAGGGCTGCTCAAAAAGGCCAATGAGATCTCTGTCTTGTGCGATGCTGAGGTTGCTTTGATTGTTTTTTCTGCCAAAGGAAAGCTCTTTGAGTACTCTACTGATACCAG CATGGAAAGAATTAtcgaaaaatatgaaagacaTTCATATGCAGAGAAAAATCTGACAACGAATTCCCAACCCAAG gaaaataatttgtgtattgAGCACCCAAAACTGATGGCTCGGTTAGAAGTTTTACAAAGAAACATGAG GAACTATGAGGGAGAAGATCTAGACCCTCTCAGCTTGAGAGAGCTCCAGAGTCTGCAGCAACAGCTTGACAGTGCTTTGAAACGAATTCGGACAAGGAAG AACCAACTTATGCAGGAGTCCATTTCTGTGCTTCAGAAAAAG GGGAGATTGCTGCAGGAGCAAAACAACTTACTAGCAAAGAAG GTaaaggaaaaggagaaagaggaagagCAAGAACAAGAGCAAGAGGCCTTATTACCTCCAACTTCATTCACATTCTCACTTCCTCCACAACTTCTCCATGGGACATCTTCCCTAACTATATG TGGTGATCAAGAGCCGACGACCGGAGCTGAAGAGGATGGCAACCGAGCTCCTCCTAGAGATTCCAACGCCCATATTCCACCGTGGCTCCTCCGCCACTAG
- the LOC105167521 gene encoding uncharacterized protein LOC105167521 encodes MRLNCLQNFQIPRISRSIAMASVSSSNGKKFIQIDITSDTVCPWCFVGKKNLDKAIASSNDKYAFEIRWHPFMLLPSAPKQGVLKKEVLLEKFGPRAVQIEARMAEVFKGLGMDYDTAGLTGSTLDSHRLIYFAGKQGLDKQHNLVEELGIGYFTQGKYIGDREFLVEAANKVGVEGAAEFLEDQNNGLKEVTEEINKYSSLISGVPHYVINGKYELSGGQPPEVFLRAFQAAASK; translated from the exons ATGCGTTTGAACTGTCTTCAGAATTTCCAGATTCCTCGGATTTCCAG ATCCATCGCCATGGCGTCTGTGAGTAGCAGCAATGGAAagaaatttattcaaattgatATCACTTCTGACACTGTATGCCCATGGTGCTTTGTTGGGAAGAAGAATCTGGACAAAGCTATAGCATCGTCCAATGATAAATATGCATTTGAG ATCAGATGGCATCCCTTTATGCTATTACCTTCCGCTCCCAAGCAAGGTGTTCTTAAGAAGGAAGTGCTCCTTGAAAAGTTTGGGCCTCGAGCTGTACAAATCGAGGCTCGAATGGCAGAG GTTTTTAAGGGGCTTGGAATGGATTACGACACTGCCGGGCTTAC GGGAAGTACTCTGGACAGCCACAGGTTAATCTACTTTGCCGGAAAGCAAGGCCTCGACAAGCAGCATAACCTCGTCGAAGAGCTGGGCATCGGCTATTTCACTCAGGGAAAGTACATAGGTGACAG GGAATTTCTGGTGGAAGCTGCTAATAAAGTTGGAGTCGAAGGAGCAGCTGAGTTTCTTGAAGATCAAAACAACGGGCTGAAGGAG GTTACTGAGGAGATCAACAAATATTCATCGCTCATTAGTGGAGTCCCGCATTATGTG ATAAATGGGAAGTACGAGTTGAGTGGAGGACAACCACCTGAAGTCTTCCTAAGAGCTTTCCAAGCAGCTGCTAGCAAATGA
- the LOC105167524 gene encoding transcription factor WER-like, which yields MERWGAVCDEEKGWKKGPWTPQEDKLLIEYVGSNGEGRWSSVSISTGLNRSGKSCRLRWVNYLRPGLKKSHLTPQEEGIIIQLHAVLGNKWSAIARYLPGRTDNEIKNYWRTHFKKRKPNCETKKEKRRILRQKLVHREQEQTNYSNNIHESPQACDEINIKKETDMGYPIVENNQFLPMMYQDTEFWFDFITADSYFWDELWGLDDVIVQNRGGTGGGCCEGDTIDYVQRGGYMS from the exons ATGGAGAGGTGGGGAGCAGTTTGTGATGAGGAGAAAGGGTGGAAAAAAGGGCCTTGGACTCCCCAAGAAGATAAGCTGCTTATTGAGTATGTCGGCAGCAATGGTGAGGGAAGATGGAGTTCCGTCTCTATCTCGACAG GGTTGAACAGAAGCGGGAAGAGCTGCAGGCTGAGGTGGGTGAATTACCTGAGGCCTGGCCTGAAAAAAAGCCACTTAACACCTCAGGAGGAAGGAATCATCATACAACTCCATGCCGTTTTGGGAAACAA ATGGTCGGCCATAGCACGATACTTGCCGGGAAGAACAGACAACGAGATAAAGAACTACTGGAGGACTCATTTCAAGAAGAGAAAGCCTAATTGTGaaactaagaaagaaaagagacgAATCCTTAGGCAGAAACTGGTGCACCGTGAACAAGAGCAAACTAATTACAGCAACAACATCCACGAATCCCCTCAAGCATGTGATGAGATAAACATCAAGAAAGAGACGGATATGGGGTACCCGATCGTGGAGAACAATCAGTTCTTGCCTATGATGTATCAAGATACTGAATTCTGGTTCGATTTTATCACCGCGGATAGCTACTTCTGGGACGAATTGTGGGGTCTGGATGATGTGATAGTTCAAAATCGTGGCGGTACTGGTGGTGGTTGTTGTGAAGGAGATACAATCGATTACGTGCAGAGGGGAGGGTATATGTCATAA
- the LOC105167519 gene encoding E3 ubiquitin-protein ligase At3g02290-like gives MGAACCCLRDDWEEFANPNSSIYRNCICIHCFIQNFVHVYASLFHRGEERALPSSTQGTASLSSTASLDNSLADMYRSPPRPLPYDADPRYFRLQRDGLVSRREKGSSHSHEETEPLRTAEVEEESESVSSKNKWNKFTCEEESKEFNSRSSLKLSTAKPTTGFAHIYTSSEDEDVCPTCLEEYTEENPKIVTKCSHHFHLGCIYEWMERSDNCPVCGKVMAFDETA, from the exons ATGGGTGCTGCTTGTTGCTGTTTGAGAGATGACTGGGAAGAGTTTGCTAATCCTAACAGCTCGATTTATAGGAACTGTATATGCATTCATTGCTTCATCCAGAACTTCGTACATGTG TATGCATCACTGTTTCATAGAGGAGAAGAACGTGCCTTACCTTCGTCCACTCAGGGGACGGCATCATTAAGTTCTACGGCATCACTTGATAACTCTTTAGCCGATATGTATCGTTCTCCTCCAAGACCTCTGCCTTATGATGCAGATCCAAGATATTTCCGATTGCAGCGTGATGGACTGGTCTCTAGACGGGAGAAAGGATCAAGCCATTCGCATGAGGAAACTGAACCACTAAGGACAGCTGAAGTTGAAGAAGAATCTGAATCTGTGAGCAGCAAGAACAAATGGAACAAGTTTACTTGCGAAGAAGAATCCAAAGAATTTAATTCAAGATCATCACTGAAGCTCTCAACAGCCAAACCAACAACAGGATTTGCTCATATTTATACTTCTTCAGAAGATGAAGATGTCTGCCCCACATGTCTTGAAG AATATACTGAAGAAAACCCCAAAATAGTTACAAAGTGTTCTCACCATTTCCATCTTGGTTGTATATACGAGTGGATGGAAAGAAGTGACAACTGCCCAGTTTGCGGCAAG GTGATGGCATTCGATGAGACGGCTTGA
- the LOC105167523 gene encoding uncharacterized protein LOC105167523 — translation MRDEDGKREERKMLEHITASEIAGYAVGTLLLSATISASKIDSFISSSQRSSLGMCKRCGDLKLIACSRCRGSGLIKEGGPPFSLIPVVDGNPRSFGVKTKKQASCPNCRARGHFSCPDCRCSKLHS, via the exons ATGAGAGACGAAGATGGAAAGagagaggaaagaaaaatgttGGAACACATAACAGCAAGCGAGATAGCAGGGTACGCAGTGGGCACTCTCCTCCTCTCCGCCACCATTTCAGCCTCCAAGATCGACTCCTTCATTTCTTCCTCTCAGCGCAG CTCTCTGGGGATGTGCAAGAGATGCGGTGACCTGAAGTTGATCGCTTGCTCCAGATGCAGGGGCTCCGGACTGATTAAAGAAGGAGGGCCGCCCTTCAGTTTGATTCCTGTGGTTGATGGGAACCCCCGGAGTTTCGGTGTGAAAACTAAGAAGCAGGCTTCTTGCCCCAATTGTCGGGCAAGAGGCCATTTTTCCTGCCCCGACTGTCGCTGCTCCAAGCTTCACTCTTGA